The proteins below are encoded in one region of Apium graveolens cultivar Ventura chromosome 4, ASM990537v1, whole genome shotgun sequence:
- the LOC141719069 gene encoding uncharacterized protein LOC141719069: MSSFIDLIETFELHTMTSKIYGKKIDDLLERYPRLNSYQIFRMALPQKFPKTADDYVSMKFCIIGRFPVYGVYTKNNLQLIAVCVEGTLFAIDDCDLDPNLVPDLTFFRVNLGIRHSSLAVSQSLSYTKKTMCSAISTLSLGYTLGKKDEWTDAFVLLTGMTTQAVRFCTMHSHVQYGFLHIGDAEHIPHSICLSLQPKWKQVSKAIREGKLPYLYKFYDPFVRKICYAGVSKFSSANSVQLIDYGDRDKAEGTKFSKHDGSDGQIEGSKIKSKCENITGAALGATQNLSGTTGRIGLLQNLIKAVSSARGGKKFIRQLI, encoded by the exons ATGTCATCTTTCATAGATTTAATCGAAACATTTGAATTACATACTATGACGAGCAAAATTTACGGTAAGAAAATAGACGATCTACTCGAAAGATATCCCAGGTTGAATTCTTATCAGATATTTAGGATGGCTTTACCGCAGAAGTTCCCTAAAACAGCTGATGATTACGTCTCAATGAAATTCTGTATAATAGGGAGATTTCCTGTATATGGAGTATACACCAAGAACAACTTGCAGTTAATTGCTGTTTGTGTTGAAGGAACTTTGTTTGCTATAGATGATTGCGATTTGGATCCTAATCTTGTTCCAGATCTAACATTTTTCAGAGTCAATTTGGGGATCCGACACTCTTCTCTAGCAG TCTCCCAGAGTTTAAGCTACACAAAGAAAACCATGTGTTCTGCAATTAGTACGTTAAGCCTCGGCTACACGCTAGGGAAAAAAGATGAATGGACTGATGCATTTGTGCTACTTACGGGAATGACTACCCAGGCTGTTAGGTTTTGTACTATGCATTCTCATGTTCAATATGGTTTCCTCCACATCGGTGATGCTGAACATATACCCCACTCAATTTGTTTAAGTCTTCAACCTAAATGGAAACAAGTTTCAAAGGCCATTAGGGAAGGAAAATTACCCTATCTTTACAAATTTTACGATCCTTTTGTTCGCAAAATATGTTATGCTGGAGTAAGCAAATTTTCTTCCGCCAACTCGGTACAACTGATCGATTATGGAGACAGAGACAAAGCAGAAGGAACGAAATTCTCGAAACATGATGGTTCGGATGGACAGATTGAAGGAAGCAAAATCAAAAGTAAATGTGAAAATATTACTGGGGCGGCTCTTGGGGCTACTCAAAAC CTTTCGGGAACAACTGGTCGGATAGGGCTTCTCCAGAATTTAATTAAAGCAGTTTCATCAGCTAGGGGTGGCAAAAAGTTTATCCGGCAATTGATATGA
- the LOC141718871 gene encoding uncharacterized protein LOC141718871 has translation MAYGTEALIPVEVGLESYQTEVYSMETNSFGLRANVDLLEEERETAHQRNMKYLLQAAHHYDSNIKKRSFRVGDLVLRELVAYMPTKQGKLQPNWAGPYKVIEVVRPEIYKLETLSSEAIKNT, from the coding sequence ATGGCCTATGGAACCGAAGCCCTGATCCCAGTCGAAGTAGGATTGGAATCATACCAAACTGAGGTCTACAGCATGGAAACCAACAGCTTTGGGCTAAGGGCGAACGTGGACTTATtggaggaagaaagagaaaccgCCCACCAAAGGAACATGAAATACTTGCTACAAGCGGCACATCATTATGACTCCAATATTAAGAAAAGGTCTTTTAGAGTCGGAGACCTAGTCCTGAGGGAGCTGGTTGCATATATGCCAACCAAACAAGGAAAGCTTCAGCCTAACTGGGCAGGGCCTTATAAGGTGATCGAGGTCGTTCGTCCCGAAATATACAAGCTTGAAACACTATCAAGCGAAGCAATCAAAAATACCTAG